A portion of the Hymenobacter gelipurpurascens genome contains these proteins:
- a CDS encoding sensor histidine kinase: protein MPASALTSDTLTRIATFADLPPDVLEWLLAHGEVRHFAPNEPVVQPGDEAEFMMASLEGGLQFFAVRNGNREPIFRVETGQVSGVLPYSRLRVIQGLGLANGETTLFLLHRKHFPALEQVSPELVQRLVGLMNDRARQETRGQERDDKLRALGKLSAGLAHELNNPAAAIMRATEALDNRLRAKPALLLELVQHCPDPAALAKLAAVASATPELPPAMSSLDRADQEDELADWLETQGVPDGYTLASGLMSAGLTLPQLQPLIEALPELSRPSALAWLEGQLTTLCLVRDVKEAGGRISTLVGNVKTYSHMDRAGDFSPLNVQEGLESTVNILSYCMREEKVTLTRDYAPNLPLVKGQVSSLNQVWTNLLDNAIDALPPGGEITLRTRLDGDFVRVFIIDNGPGIPPDVLPHILEPFYTTKAAGEGTGLGLDIALRIIEQHDGRLEVRSEPGHTEFCVWLPKVKS, encoded by the coding sequence ATGCCTGCATCTGCCCTCACCTCCGATACCCTTACCCGCATTGCGACCTTCGCCGATTTGCCGCCCGACGTGCTGGAGTGGCTTCTGGCGCATGGGGAAGTACGCCACTTCGCCCCCAACGAGCCCGTAGTACAGCCCGGCGACGAAGCCGAGTTTATGATGGCCTCGTTGGAAGGTGGCCTACAGTTCTTCGCGGTGCGCAATGGCAATCGGGAGCCGATTTTTCGGGTGGAAACTGGCCAGGTGAGCGGCGTGTTGCCCTATTCCCGGCTCCGCGTTATTCAAGGGCTAGGGCTGGCCAACGGCGAAACCACGCTGTTTCTGCTGCATAGGAAGCACTTTCCGGCCTTGGAGCAGGTGAGCCCTGAGCTGGTACAGCGCCTCGTAGGCCTGATGAACGACCGCGCCCGGCAGGAGACAAGAGGCCAGGAGCGCGACGACAAGCTACGTGCCCTGGGTAAGCTCTCGGCGGGCCTGGCGCACGAGCTCAACAACCCGGCCGCCGCCATCATGCGGGCCACTGAAGCCCTCGACAACCGCCTGCGGGCCAAGCCTGCCCTGCTGCTGGAGCTGGTCCAGCACTGCCCCGACCCCGCCGCCCTGGCCAAGCTGGCGGCCGTGGCCTCCGCAACGCCGGAGCTACCGCCCGCCATGTCCTCCCTCGACCGTGCCGATCAGGAAGATGAGCTGGCAGACTGGCTGGAAACCCAAGGCGTGCCCGACGGGTACACCCTGGCCTCTGGCCTGATGAGTGCGGGACTTACGCTGCCGCAGCTGCAGCCCTTGATTGAGGCGTTGCCTGAGCTCAGCCGCCCCTCGGCGCTGGCCTGGCTGGAGGGCCAGCTGACCACGCTGTGCCTGGTGCGCGACGTAAAGGAGGCCGGCGGCCGCATCAGCACGCTGGTTGGTAACGTGAAGACGTACAGCCACATGGACCGCGCCGGCGACTTCAGCCCCCTGAATGTGCAGGAGGGCCTGGAGAGCACCGTGAACATCCTGAGCTACTGCATGCGCGAGGAAAAAGTCACGCTTACCCGCGACTATGCCCCCAACCTGCCACTCGTGAAAGGTCAGGTCAGCAGCCTCAACCAGGTCTGGACCAACCTGCTTGATAATGCCATTGATGCGCTGCCGCCGGGCGGCGAAATCACGCTGCGCACCCGCCTGGACGGCGACTTTGTGCGCGTGTTTATAATTGACAACGGGCCCGGCATTCCGCCCGATGTGCTGCCCCACATTCTCGAACCCTTCTATACCACCAAAGCCGCTGGCGAGGGCACTGGCCTAGGCCTCGATATTGCGCTGCGTATTATTGAGCAGCACGACGGCCGCCTGGAAGTACGCTCGGAGCCCGGCCACACCGAGTTTTGCGTGTGGCTGCCAAAGGTGAAATCGTGA
- a CDS encoding FAD-dependent oxidoreductase — protein MAATKKPILLAVDDDAQVLNAIERDLRQEFRRDYRVLRAASGEEALATIQELQQREEPLALVLADQRMPGLQGVELLEQTRQLFPDAKRVLLTAYADTEAAIRAINHARLDYYLIKPWDPPQELLYPTLHDLLSAWQAAYRPRFQGLRLIGFQWSPLSHELKDFLAGYMVAYQWLDFETNPEAQALLTRSGFTPADLPVVVFEDQSALSNPERAVVAERLGLSQKALQELYDVVVIGAGPAGLAAAVYGASEGLRTLVIERQAPGGQAGTSSRIENYLGFPTGLSGSELTHRAWSQAVRLGAELLAPQEVTGLRVQDGYKILSLSNGLEVKTRAVVLTMGVSYRTLEVPGIHELTGAGVYYGAARTEARSCDEQDVYIVGGGNSAGQAAMYLATYARRVFILIRGKSLAASMSAYLIEQISQTPNIELLPFTQVAAVRGQDHLEEVVLNINGQEEVRPARALFIFIGAKPSTEWICDTVVCDGKGYLLTGRDLVTDPSYADSWKHPREPYLLETCVPGVFAAGDSRSGAMARVASAVGEGSMAIKFVHQYLDE, from the coding sequence ATGGCTGCCACCAAAAAACCGATTCTACTTGCTGTTGATGATGACGCTCAGGTGCTGAATGCCATTGAGCGCGACCTGCGCCAGGAGTTCCGCCGCGACTACCGGGTGCTACGGGCTGCTTCCGGCGAAGAGGCCCTGGCTACTATTCAGGAACTGCAGCAGCGCGAGGAGCCCCTGGCCCTGGTACTGGCCGACCAGCGCATGCCGGGCCTGCAGGGCGTGGAGCTGCTGGAGCAAACCCGCCAGCTTTTTCCCGATGCCAAACGCGTGCTGCTGACGGCCTACGCCGATACGGAAGCCGCCATCCGGGCCATCAACCACGCCCGCCTCGACTACTACCTCATTAAGCCCTGGGACCCGCCGCAGGAGCTGCTCTACCCCACGCTGCACGATTTGCTGTCGGCGTGGCAAGCGGCGTATCGTCCTCGTTTTCAGGGGCTGCGCCTGATTGGGTTTCAATGGTCGCCGCTTTCGCATGAGCTCAAGGACTTTCTGGCGGGCTATATGGTGGCCTACCAGTGGCTTGATTTCGAGACCAACCCTGAAGCCCAGGCGCTGCTGACCCGCTCCGGCTTTACACCTGCTGACTTGCCGGTAGTAGTGTTCGAGGACCAGAGTGCCCTCTCTAATCCTGAGCGTGCCGTAGTGGCGGAGCGGCTAGGCCTCTCGCAGAAAGCGTTGCAGGAGCTCTATGATGTGGTAGTAATTGGGGCCGGACCGGCGGGGCTGGCCGCCGCCGTGTATGGCGCCTCGGAAGGATTACGAACCTTGGTGATTGAGCGGCAGGCACCCGGCGGACAAGCCGGCACCAGCTCCCGCATCGAAAACTACCTGGGCTTCCCGACCGGCCTGAGTGGCAGCGAACTGACGCACCGGGCCTGGTCGCAGGCAGTACGGCTTGGGGCTGAGCTGCTGGCGCCGCAGGAAGTGACAGGCCTACGCGTACAGGACGGCTACAAAATTCTTTCCCTCAGCAATGGCCTGGAGGTGAAGACCCGCGCCGTCGTCCTGACAATGGGGGTGAGCTACCGCACGCTGGAAGTGCCTGGCATTCATGAGCTAACCGGCGCGGGCGTGTACTACGGCGCCGCGCGCACCGAGGCCCGTTCCTGCGATGAGCAGGACGTGTACATTGTGGGTGGCGGCAATTCGGCGGGGCAAGCGGCTATGTACCTGGCCACCTATGCGCGCCGCGTGTTCATCCTGATTCGGGGCAAGTCGTTGGCGGCGTCTATGTCGGCGTACCTGATTGAACAAATCAGCCAGACGCCGAATATTGAGCTGCTGCCCTTCACGCAGGTAGCCGCGGTTCGGGGCCAAGATCATCTGGAGGAAGTGGTGCTGAACATCAACGGGCAGGAGGAAGTACGGCCGGCGCGGGCGCTGTTCATCTTCATCGGAGCCAAGCCCAGCACCGAGTGGATCTGTGACACGGTGGTCTGCGACGGCAAAGGCTACCTGCTCACAGGCCGCGACCTGGTAACGGACCCGAGCTACGCCGACTCCTGGAAACACCCCCGCGAACCATACCTGCTGGAAACCTGCGTGCCCGGCGTTTTTGCGGCCGGCGACAGCCGCTCCGGCGCTATGGCCCGCGTAGCATCCGCCGTTGGCGAAGGCAGCATGGCCATCAAGTTTGTGCACCAGTACTTGGATGAGTAG
- the glgP gene encoding alpha-glucan family phosphorylase: MAFDFQMYPTAPEFSTPAAYFSMEFALDQALKTYSGGLGFLAGSHMRSAYELKQNVVGIGILWSFGYYDQGRNEDMSMRADFRIKQYSFLQDTGLVFPITIHNAQVLVKALYLAPETFGTVPMFFLTTDIPENDYLSRTISHHLYDADTAARVAQSILLGVGGGKLLDVLGRQTDVYHLNEGHGLPLAFYLYDKHGRNLDEVKKRLVFTTHTPELAGNEEHPVKLLHKMSFFGNVPLEEVERLGLVENDSLNYTLTALRFSRISNGVSKVHGEVANEMWGGNAGICPIIAITNSQNGTYWRDKQLQAALKTNDDKALLARKKELKKALFDIVADQTGTLLDPEVLTVVWARRFAGYKRADLILRHFERFLDIVNNADRPVQVIWAGKPYPKDYGAIGLFNDIIAKTKNLKNCAVLTGYELGLSAALKKGSDVWLNTPRYPREASGTSGMTAAMNASLSLSIADGWIPEFVRHGENGFLIEHTDINQPDHVKDDIEATNLLDVLENELVPLYYTQPEKFLEVAKTGMREVEPEFESHRMATEYYERMYNAK, encoded by the coding sequence ATGGCATTTGACTTTCAGATGTACCCTACTGCCCCCGAGTTTAGCACGCCGGCAGCCTATTTTTCGATGGAATTTGCGCTGGATCAGGCGCTTAAAACCTACTCGGGTGGCCTGGGCTTCCTGGCTGGCTCCCACATGCGCTCAGCCTACGAGTTGAAGCAAAACGTAGTGGGCATCGGCATTCTGTGGTCGTTTGGCTACTACGACCAAGGCCGCAACGAGGACATGAGCATGCGCGCCGATTTCCGCATCAAGCAGTACAGCTTCCTGCAGGATACCGGCCTAGTGTTCCCCATCACCATCCACAATGCGCAGGTGCTGGTGAAGGCCCTGTACCTGGCCCCCGAGACGTTCGGGACGGTGCCCATGTTCTTCCTCACCACCGATATTCCGGAGAACGATTACCTCTCCCGCACCATCTCGCACCACCTCTATGACGCCGATACGGCGGCCCGCGTAGCCCAGAGCATTCTGCTGGGCGTGGGCGGTGGCAAGCTGCTCGATGTGCTTGGCCGCCAGACCGATGTATATCACCTCAACGAAGGCCACGGCCTGCCGCTGGCATTTTACCTCTACGATAAGCACGGCCGCAACCTCGACGAGGTAAAGAAGCGCCTGGTGTTTACGACCCACACGCCCGAACTGGCCGGCAACGAGGAGCACCCCGTGAAGCTGCTGCACAAAATGTCGTTCTTCGGCAATGTGCCGCTGGAAGAAGTAGAGCGCCTTGGCCTGGTAGAAAACGACAGCCTGAACTATACGCTCACAGCCCTGCGCTTCTCGCGCATCTCCAACGGCGTATCGAAAGTGCACGGCGAGGTAGCCAATGAAATGTGGGGCGGCAACGCGGGCATTTGCCCCATTATCGCCATCACCAACTCGCAGAACGGCACCTACTGGCGCGATAAGCAGCTGCAGGCGGCCCTGAAAACCAACGACGATAAGGCGCTGCTGGCCCGTAAAAAGGAGCTGAAGAAAGCCCTGTTCGACATTGTGGCCGACCAGACCGGCACCCTCCTCGACCCCGAGGTGCTGACTGTGGTGTGGGCCCGCCGCTTTGCCGGCTACAAGCGCGCCGACCTGATTCTGCGCCACTTCGAGCGCTTCCTGGATATCGTGAACAATGCTGACCGCCCGGTGCAGGTAATTTGGGCCGGCAAGCCGTACCCCAAGGACTACGGCGCTATCGGTCTGTTCAACGATATTATCGCTAAAACCAAGAACCTGAAGAACTGCGCCGTGCTCACGGGCTACGAGTTAGGCCTGTCGGCGGCCCTGAAGAAGGGCTCCGATGTGTGGCTGAACACCCCGCGCTACCCTCGCGAGGCCTCGGGCACCAGCGGTATGACGGCCGCTATGAACGCCTCCCTGAGCCTGAGCATTGCTGATGGCTGGATTCCGGAGTTCGTGCGCCACGGCGAAAACGGCTTCCTCATTGAGCACACTGATATCAACCAGCCCGACCACGTGAAGGACGATATCGAAGCTACCAACTTGCTGGATGTGCTCGAAAACGAGCTTGTGCCGCTGTACTACACGCAGCCCGAGAAGTTCCTGGAAGTCGCCAAAACCGGCATGCGCGAAGTAGAGCCCGAGTTCGAGTCGCACCGCATGGCCACGGAGTACTACGAGCGGATGTACAACGCAAAGTAA
- a CDS encoding hydrolase, which yields MHHSFRWLTASVLSLMMLACAKQDLSPAAPAATVTTADVSTSGFPEGFETGTKTAYTTGSVTLGSGFWTLNDALLGNTTADPKTGAQSARVRNVGSLTMNFNATTGAGVVTVQHAVYGTDGSSQWELWVSQNSGSSYAKVGSTITTSSSTLSTASFTVNLSGNIRLQIRKTSGGTNRINIDNVTMEQYGGGTTPPPTTGAKKFLFDGSHGELAGNADWVLDVDNGVSVRYPSPAQSGITSSTPETYWTGAVSAWGVALVKLGHTVEQLPTGTAITYGNSSNAQDLSNYSVFVVDEPNTVFTAAEKTAILQFVQNGGGLFMISDHDISDRNNDGWDSPAIWNDLMQNNSVKANPFGFSVNLDNVVENSSNVRTGTNPILNGSQGAVSQLSYHNGATMTLNPTANATVQGLIWRTSAAQGNSLAMAASSTFGTGRVVIIGDSSPADDGTGSPGNTVYNGWSENVSHARLHLNASLWLAKLQ from the coding sequence ATGCACCATTCTTTTCGCTGGCTCACGGCTTCGGTTCTGAGTCTCATGATGCTGGCCTGCGCCAAGCAGGACCTCTCGCCGGCCGCTCCGGCCGCTACCGTTACCACGGCTGACGTCAGCACCTCTGGCTTCCCCGAGGGCTTCGAGACGGGCACCAAAACGGCCTACACTACCGGCTCCGTTACGCTGGGCTCCGGCTTCTGGACGCTGAACGACGCCCTGCTTGGCAACACCACCGCCGACCCCAAAACCGGCGCGCAGTCGGCCCGCGTCCGCAACGTCGGCTCGCTCACGATGAACTTCAACGCCACTACCGGCGCCGGTGTGGTAACGGTGCAGCACGCCGTGTATGGCACCGATGGCAGCTCGCAGTGGGAGCTGTGGGTAAGCCAGAACAGCGGCAGCAGCTATGCCAAAGTAGGCAGCACCATTACCACCAGCAGCTCTACCCTGAGCACGGCGTCGTTCACGGTGAACCTGAGCGGCAACATTCGCCTGCAGATCCGCAAAACCTCGGGCGGCACTAACCGCATCAACATCGACAACGTGACGATGGAGCAGTATGGTGGCGGCACGACCCCGCCGCCTACCACCGGCGCCAAGAAATTCCTGTTTGATGGCTCGCATGGTGAGCTGGCCGGCAACGCCGACTGGGTGCTGGATGTAGACAACGGTGTATCTGTGCGTTATCCTTCGCCGGCCCAGAGCGGCATCACGAGCAGCACCCCGGAAACTTACTGGACGGGCGCCGTTTCGGCGTGGGGTGTGGCCCTGGTCAAGCTAGGCCACACCGTGGAGCAGCTGCCAACTGGCACCGCTATTACATATGGCAACAGCTCTAACGCGCAGGACCTGAGCAACTACAGCGTGTTTGTGGTAGATGAGCCCAACACGGTATTCACGGCGGCCGAGAAAACGGCTATTCTGCAGTTTGTGCAGAACGGTGGTGGCCTGTTCATGATTTCTGACCACGACATTTCGGACCGCAACAATGACGGCTGGGACTCGCCCGCCATCTGGAACGACCTGATGCAGAACAACTCCGTGAAAGCCAACCCCTTCGGCTTCTCCGTGAACCTTGATAACGTGGTGGAGAACAGCTCTAACGTGCGTACGGGCACTAACCCCATTCTCAATGGCTCTCAGGGCGCTGTGTCGCAGCTCTCGTACCACAACGGCGCCACCATGACGCTCAACCCCACGGCCAACGCCACGGTGCAAGGCCTGATCTGGCGTACCTCAGCGGCCCAGGGCAACAGCTTGGCCATGGCGGCCAGCAGCACCTTCGGCACCGGCCGCGTGGTCATCATCGGCGACTCCTCGCCAGCCGACGATGGCACCGGCTCGCCAGGCAACACCGTGTATAATGGCTGGAGCGAAAATGTTAGTCACGCCCGCCTCCACCTGAACGCCTCCTTGTGGCTAGCCAAGCTGCAGTAG
- a CDS encoding glycoside hydrolase family 13 protein produces MISTRFLPFLAGALLASAAPAVAATAPTVTELAAPAAKAASATRIDPTFWWVGMKNPKLQLLVHSPGIADSKLNMAAYPGVTLEGTQKLESPNYLIVNLVISPDAKPGKLNLNFTGGKTKLKYDYELRARNTSDKSRVQGINSSDFIYFLMPDRFANGDAKNDVIKTARARTVARDSMYSRHGGDYKGMEQHFDYLKSMGVTAIWPTPVVENDMPKASYHGYAVTDYYNSDPRYGTTQEYAQFVQNAHKNGLKVIHDVVLNHMGSYNYLFLDQPAKDWLNQWPTFTRSNYNSSALNDPYGSKRDRDLYNKGWFDTTMPDVNQSNPLVATYLIQNFIWWVEYTGLDGYRIDTYPYSDPKFLMDWGKALLDEYPQLGMFGEAWVGSTAQQAFFARNILPPVDGFKSNLPGVLDFQSLSGIQDALKEKGSFNRLYEGLQGDWLYEDATRNVVFMDNHDMSRVYSVIGESLPRLKMGFAWLLTTRGIPQLYYGTEILMKNFSNPDGLVRADFPGGFSGDKQNKFTAAGRTPQEQEAFAYVSKLGTYRKAHPVLQTGKLMQFIPQDNIYTYFRYNDQGETVMIMMNANPEEKTVDGARFAERTSGFSSGTEVVSGASVSDLKSFKVPGYSALVVELKK; encoded by the coding sequence ATGATTTCTACCCGATTTCTTCCTTTCCTGGCTGGCGCACTGCTGGCTTCGGCCGCTCCAGCTGTAGCCGCTACCGCCCCTACCGTTACAGAGCTGGCCGCGCCGGCCGCCAAAGCCGCCTCCGCCACCCGCATCGACCCCACGTTCTGGTGGGTGGGCATGAAAAACCCTAAGCTGCAGCTGCTGGTGCACAGCCCCGGCATTGCTGACAGCAAGCTGAATATGGCCGCCTACCCCGGCGTAACGCTGGAAGGCACCCAGAAACTGGAAAGCCCCAACTATCTTATTGTCAATCTGGTCATTTCGCCCGATGCCAAGCCGGGCAAGCTGAATCTCAACTTCACGGGCGGTAAAACCAAGCTGAAGTACGACTACGAGCTGCGCGCCCGCAATACCTCCGACAAGAGCCGCGTGCAGGGCATTAACAGCTCCGACTTCATCTACTTCCTGATGCCGGACCGCTTCGCCAACGGCGACGCGAAGAACGACGTCATCAAAACTGCCCGCGCCCGCACCGTAGCCCGCGACTCGATGTACTCCCGCCACGGCGGCGACTACAAGGGCATGGAGCAGCACTTTGACTACCTCAAGAGCATGGGCGTAACGGCCATCTGGCCTACGCCGGTGGTGGAGAACGACATGCCCAAGGCTAGCTACCACGGCTACGCCGTAACGGACTATTACAACTCTGACCCGCGCTACGGCACCACTCAGGAGTACGCGCAGTTTGTGCAGAACGCGCATAAGAATGGTCTCAAAGTGATTCATGATGTGGTGCTCAACCACATGGGCAGCTACAATTACCTGTTCCTGGATCAGCCGGCCAAAGACTGGCTCAACCAGTGGCCTACGTTTACGCGCAGCAACTACAACTCCTCGGCCCTCAACGACCCTTACGGCTCCAAGCGCGACCGGGACCTGTACAACAAAGGCTGGTTTGACACCACCATGCCCGATGTGAACCAGAGCAATCCATTGGTAGCTACCTACCTCATTCAGAACTTCATCTGGTGGGTAGAGTACACTGGCCTAGACGGCTACCGCATCGACACCTATCCTTATTCTGACCCTAAATTCCTGATGGACTGGGGCAAGGCCTTGCTGGATGAGTACCCCCAGCTAGGTATGTTCGGAGAGGCCTGGGTGGGCAGCACGGCCCAGCAGGCGTTCTTCGCCCGCAACATTCTGCCGCCCGTGGATGGGTTCAAGTCCAACCTACCCGGCGTTCTCGACTTCCAGTCGCTGAGCGGCATTCAGGACGCGCTGAAGGAGAAGGGCAGCTTCAACCGGCTCTATGAGGGACTGCAAGGCGACTGGCTCTACGAAGACGCCACCCGCAACGTGGTGTTCATGGACAACCACGACATGAGCCGCGTGTACTCGGTGATTGGCGAGAGCCTGCCACGCCTGAAAATGGGCTTCGCCTGGCTGCTCACCACCCGCGGCATTCCGCAGCTTTACTACGGAACCGAGATTCTGATGAAGAACTTCTCGAACCCCGATGGCCTCGTGCGCGCCGACTTCCCCGGCGGCTTCTCCGGCGACAAGCAGAACAAGTTCACGGCCGCCGGCCGCACGCCCCAGGAGCAGGAGGCTTTTGCCTACGTGAGCAAGCTGGGCACTTACCGCAAGGCTCACCCCGTGCTGCAAACCGGTAAGCTGATGCAGTTTATCCCGCAGGATAACATCTATACCTACTTCCGCTACAACGACCAGGGCGAAACCGTCATGATTATGATGAACGCCAACCCCGAGGAAAAGACCGTAGACGGCGCCCGCTTTGCCGAGCGTACCTCTGGCTTCTCGTCGGGTACTGAAGTGGTTTCGGGCGCTTCCGTTTCCGATTTGAAGTCGTTTAAGGTGCCTGGTTACTCGGCGCTGGTGGTGGAGCTGAAGAAGTAG
- a CDS encoding SDR family oxidoreductase, which produces MTDLTDQVAIVTGASRGIGKAISLLLALQGAKVVSVARTSDELEDLTLKTQGLAIPADVSDAADAQNVVDETLSRFGRLDILVCNAGVGSFNLLENFEAAEWDRIFDVNVKGTFLMCKAAVPYLKAQGHGHIVGIASDVSKRTFEHGTVYGASKYAQDAMLGSLRKELRPYGVKVSTIYPGMVDTYFNESHPGSPELEKTHLKPSDIAQAVRYVLEAPAHVVVDELMIHPITQEW; this is translated from the coding sequence ATGACCGACCTAACCGACCAAGTAGCCATCGTGACGGGTGCCAGCCGAGGCATCGGAAAAGCCATTTCCTTGCTCTTGGCTCTGCAAGGCGCCAAAGTGGTATCCGTGGCTCGCACTTCCGATGAGTTGGAAGATCTGACCCTTAAAACTCAGGGCCTAGCCATTCCCGCCGACGTATCGGATGCCGCCGACGCCCAGAATGTGGTGGACGAAACGCTCAGCCGCTTTGGTCGCCTCGATATTCTGGTGTGCAACGCCGGTGTGGGCTCCTTCAACCTGCTTGAAAACTTTGAAGCCGCGGAGTGGGACAGGATTTTCGATGTGAATGTGAAGGGTACCTTCCTGATGTGCAAAGCGGCCGTACCTTATCTGAAAGCGCAGGGCCACGGCCATATTGTGGGCATTGCCTCCGATGTGAGCAAGCGCACCTTTGAGCACGGCACCGTATATGGCGCCAGCAAATACGCCCAGGATGCCATGCTGGGCTCGTTGCGCAAGGAGCTGCGGCCTTACGGCGTGAAAGTCAGCACCATCTATCCGGGTATGGTCGATACGTACTTCAACGAGTCGCACCCCGGCTCGCCCGAGCTGGAAAAAACCCACCTCAAGCCCTCCGACATTGCCCAGGCTGTACGCTATGTATTGGAAGCTCCCGCGCATGTGGTAGTGGATGAACTCATGATTCATCCGATTACCCAGGAGTGGTGA
- a CDS encoding alpha-amylase family glycosyl hydrolase yields MKNLVLPVAVLSLGLASFSFFQQPPAPVAETISSSDPNTTDEVPQDHKLVIYQLMTRLFGNKTAANKHYGTLQENGSGKFNDINTTALQAIKKMGVSHVWFTGVIEHATMTDYTKSGIALDDADVVKGRAGSPYAVKDYYDVDPDLAVNVKNRMQEFEALVKRTHDNGMKVLIDFIPNHVARTYKSDAHPAGVIDLGQKDDKTKAFAPNNNFYYLPGKSFVVPMGYNPLGPLTAPKEDKKFQEVPAKATGNDVFSEAPKVDDWFETIKLNYGVDYQNGRAQHFTPVPNTWLKMRDILIFWTKKDVDGFRCDMAEMVPVEFWAWVIPELKKIKPSLIFLGEAYDAKTYKMYIEKGHFDYLYDKVGLYDGLRRLMRNEGSTEDITKVWSEESRGFSSHMLRFLENHDEQRIASKDFAGNPRAAIPAMTVSATLATGPVMLYFGQHVGEPAHGSEGFSSEDGRTTIFDYWGVPEHQKWMNGGKFDGGKLSAEQKQLHDFYTRLLTLTSQSDAIRRGKFYEMQDANNLDQQYNQRQVYSYLRYTDKQQLLIVANFSPDKTYKPTLRIPPNVLQLMGLNPNQFYTFTDILNQAPTVQTLNVTLAPQSAYIFEIKPKQ; encoded by the coding sequence ATGAAAAACCTGGTACTGCCGGTTGCCGTCCTTTCTCTAGGACTCGCTTCTTTCTCTTTCTTTCAGCAACCCCCAGCTCCCGTGGCAGAAACCATTTCCAGCTCGGACCCCAACACTACCGACGAAGTACCCCAGGATCATAAGCTGGTGATTTACCAGTTGATGACGCGCCTGTTTGGCAACAAAACAGCCGCAAACAAGCACTACGGCACCCTCCAGGAAAACGGGTCCGGCAAGTTCAACGACATCAATACCACCGCGCTGCAGGCCATCAAGAAGATGGGCGTAAGCCACGTGTGGTTTACCGGCGTAATTGAGCACGCCACCATGACGGACTACACCAAGAGCGGCATTGCCCTCGATGATGCCGACGTGGTGAAGGGCCGGGCCGGCTCGCCCTATGCCGTGAAGGACTACTATGATGTAGACCCCGACCTGGCCGTGAACGTGAAGAACCGCATGCAGGAGTTTGAGGCTCTCGTCAAGCGGACCCATGACAACGGCATGAAGGTGCTTATCGACTTCATTCCCAACCACGTAGCCCGCACCTACAAGTCGGATGCGCACCCGGCGGGCGTGATAGACCTAGGCCAGAAGGACGACAAAACCAAGGCCTTCGCGCCCAACAACAACTTCTATTACCTGCCCGGCAAGTCGTTTGTGGTGCCTATGGGCTACAACCCGCTAGGCCCCCTCACGGCGCCGAAAGAAGACAAGAAGTTTCAGGAGGTGCCCGCCAAGGCCACCGGCAACGATGTGTTTTCGGAAGCCCCCAAGGTGGACGACTGGTTTGAGACCATCAAGCTTAACTACGGCGTCGATTACCAGAACGGCCGCGCCCAGCACTTCACGCCCGTGCCCAATACGTGGCTGAAAATGCGCGACATCCTCATCTTCTGGACCAAGAAGGACGTGGATGGCTTCCGCTGCGACATGGCCGAGATGGTGCCCGTGGAGTTCTGGGCCTGGGTGATTCCGGAGCTCAAGAAGATCAAGCCCAGCCTGATTTTCCTGGGAGAGGCCTACGACGCCAAGACGTACAAAATGTACATCGAGAAGGGCCATTTCGACTACCTCTACGACAAGGTTGGCCTCTATGATGGCCTACGCCGCCTGATGCGCAATGAGGGCAGCACCGAAGACATTACGAAGGTGTGGAGCGAGGAAAGCCGCGGCTTCTCGAGCCACATGCTGCGCTTCCTGGAAAACCATGATGAGCAGCGCATTGCTTCCAAAGACTTTGCCGGCAACCCCCGCGCCGCCATTCCGGCCATGACGGTTTCGGCCACCTTGGCTACCGGCCCGGTGATGCTCTACTTTGGGCAGCACGTGGGCGAGCCGGCGCATGGCTCGGAGGGTTTCTCCAGCGAAGACGGCCGCACAACCATCTTCGATTATTGGGGCGTGCCCGAGCACCAGAAGTGGATGAACGGCGGCAAGTTTGATGGCGGCAAGCTCAGTGCCGAGCAGAAACAACTCCACGACTTCTATACGCGCCTGCTCACGCTCACGAGCCAGAGCGACGCCATCCGGCGCGGCAAGTTCTACGAGATGCAGGACGCCAACAACCTCGATCAGCAGTACAACCAGCGCCAGGTGTACTCTTACCTGCGCTACACCGATAAGCAGCAGCTGCTCATCGTGGCCAACTTCAGCCCCGACAAAACTTACAAGCCCACGCTCCGCATTCCGCCAAACGTGCTACAGCTAATGGGCCTTAACCCCAACCAGTTCTACACCTTCACGGACATCCTCAACCAGGCTCCCACCGTGCAGACGCTGAACGTGACGCTGGCCCCGCAAAGCGCCTACATCTTCGAAATCAAGCCAAAGCAGTAA